GGCAGTTGGAGGAAACAATGGTGAAGTAGGGCTAGTTCTATCGGTTCTAGCTTTTCTCGAGGTTCCTGCGATGATGACCTTTGATAAATATAGCAAGAGAATACAGTGCAGTACGCTTCTGAAGTTTTCAGCAGTTGTGTTCTGTATATGGCTTGTCGGATGCACGCTTTCACCGAATGTAACCATGCTTCTCATAGTCCAGTTAACTCAGCTTTGTTCACTAGCGGTATTTTTACCTGCAATGGTCAAGTATATCGATGAGAATATGAGAAAAGGCGAGGAAATAAAGGGGCACATGCTGTTTACGACTATGACAACTACGGCAGGCGTTGTAACTAGCTTGATGGGCGGCTTTATATTGGATATTTTTTCAGCAAAGGTTCTTCTTTGCGCATCATCTGCGCTCACCATCATAGGTGCTATATTCATTTTTATGTATATAGATAAGGCGGCAGAGGAAAACAAGGAAAGGGATTAAAAATGGCACAGAATAAGATTTTGGTTGTTGATGATGATCAAGATATTAGAGAGGTAGTCTCCATTTTGCTTGGAAGTGAGGGATACAATGTTCTTCAAGCGGGTAATGGTGGCGATGCTGTTGAGATGGTATATGCTGACAAGGAGATAAATCTCGTAATTCTTGACATAATGATGCCTGGTCTTACAGGCGTTGAAACCTGCGAGATGATTCGCCGAAGATCAAACGTGCCTATCATGTTTTTGACGGCAAAATCGCAGGAGAAGGATAAGATAGATGCCTATTCAGAGGGCGGTGATGACTACCTAGTTAAGCCTTTTTCTCAGGCAGAGCTTTTGATGAAGGTAAAATCCCTTCTGAGAAGATATACGGAGTATCAGAGAGTGGTATCTCAGGCTTCGGGCGTTACGGCGCTGAACGAGAGCATTAGGCTCGATTCTAAGAAGCGTTGTGTCATCAAAGAAGGAAAGCGTATCTCTTTGACAGATAAGGAATATGCGATAATGAGATACTTTGTTGAACACCGTGGTGAAATCGTCGGCAATAAGGACCTTTATGAGGGCGTTTGGAACGGTGAGTATCGTCCATCTGATGGGAATACGGTAATGGTTCACGTGCTTAACCTGCGAAAGAAGCTCGAGGATGATGCTAACCACCCTAAGCTTATAAAGACCATCTGGGGAAAGGGGTACAAGGTTGAGTAAGAAGAAGTTTATTTCGCTTAACCTTATGCTCACCATTGTCGTACTCGCAACCATTGTGCTTGCCATCTCGCTTTATGGAGTCTCAGATTGGCTAGAGAATATACTGATTGAGAAATTCTACAAGAGCGATGCTGCAATCGAAAAGAATGTCGGCAAGGCATACAGCGGGCTTGAGGAGTATATAGCGAATAATAATGTCAAGGGGACCGACACCGAAAAGCTTCAGAAATGGGTAAAGAAAAACGATTACACTTATCTCACGGTTTCTGATGATACGAATACGGTATTCGACGGAGGCTGGTCATACTCGCCAACGACGGACAATAAAACCAAGAGCGACAAGAAGTTAACGACTAACAATCAAATAAAACAGCAAACAACAACTTTAGACGAGAATTTTAAGACAAACTTTAAGAATAGGATTGTTAAATTCGCTGATAAAAAATATTACGTATTTATAGATGTGTACAAGGAAGAGCATTTTTCCAAGATTATGCTTTTTGTCAAGATATTCGTCTGTGGTCTTGCTATTTTCGGAAGTCTTTTGATATATAACAGTAGGGTTCTGAAGAGGATGATTAGGCTATCAAAGGAAGTTCAGGAGGTTATCGACGGAAACCTTGAGGCAGAGATTAATCCTATGTCAAATGACGAGATTGGAAGGCTTGCGGTCAATGTCGACAACATGCGTAACTCTATAGTTGAAAGACTTCAGAGCGAGAAGGCTGCTTGGGATGCAAACACACAGCTCATAACCGCTATGTCGCATGATATCAGGACTCCGCTCACATCGTTAATAGGCTATTTGGACATTATTGAGAGTCATAAGTATAATTCTGAAGAGGAAATGCTTAAGTACATTGTTTCGAGCAGAGAGAAAGCTTTCCAGCTAAAGGATTTGTCTGATAAGCTATTCCAATATTTCCTTGTATTTGGAAGCCACAAGGAGAAGGAGCTTGAGGTCTACAATGCCGGTATCCTTTTGCAGCAGCTTATATCTGAGCATGCAGCTGAGCTTATAAACTACGGATATCAGATTGACTTTGAGTACTCAGTTCCTGAGATTGATATAAAGGCCGATGTTTCAGGTCTTAAGAGGCTCTTTGATAATGTTTCATCAAATATATTAAAGTACGCCGATAAGACTTACCACGTGCGAATAAGTGCAGTGCAGGAGCTTTCGGAGATTATAATCAGAATCATAAATAGATCGCGTCCAGATTCGCGCGATGTAGAGAGTAACAAAATTGGACTCAAGACTTGTGAGAGAATTTGCCGTAATATGGGCGGAAGATTTTCATATAAAGATGAGGGAACTCTATTTACGGTAAAAATAAATCTCCCGGTATTCGAGGGAACGCCGGAAGGTGAAATCAAAGCTGATGAAGCTGAATCGCAGGATTCAGCTGAGACAGATATTACGGAAAAGCATCAATAGAAATCTATTATTTTCCGTTTTTGGCAGCTTCTTCGAGTGCGTGAACAAGCTGGTCGGCACAAGAGGTGTCTTTGAAACCGCAGGTAATTCCCTGAAGTCTTTCTCTCACCTCTTCGAGGGTCATTCCCTTTACAAGGTTTGAGATTGCTTTGAGGTTACCGTTGCAACCGCCGGTGAAATTGACCTCTTTGATCTTGTCGCCGTCCATCTCAACGTCGATAAATGAAGCGCATGTTCCATGAGTTTTGAATTTATATGACATTTTACACCTCCAAATATTGCATTTCTTATCGCATTATAGCATAGTTTTGCTGTTTTGACTAAGGACAATCTTTGATGGATGGTGAAAAGTGCGAAACCAGAATCAAAGGCACGCGTGTCGTGCGTTATATAAAACTAAGATTGGAGTGATATGATGAACAAAAAAGACATTCCACGCCTAAATGGAACCTTAAGATCACACAGCTTACAGATTCCAGAAAACATTTGGAAGGCAAAGGGCATAGTTGTGCTCGGCCGAAGAATAAAGTCAGTTATATTTACAACGGACCTTGCCATAATCAGAAACTGCAATGCCGATGCGGTGCTAGCGGTGTATCCTTTTACGCCACAGCAGATTATTTCGCAGACCATAGTAAATGCGTCGTCTATTCCTGTATTTGCAGGTGTTGGTGGAGGAACCACAACGGGACTTCGTTCTGTTTTGATAGCAAGAGACGCTGAGGCACATGGAGCTTTTGGTGTAGTCGTAAATGCCCCAACTCAGAATGATACTATCATGATGATAAAGAAGACTATTGATATTCCAATCATTGTAACCGTACTAAACAGTGATACGGATATTCAGGCAAGACTAGATGCAGGTGCATCGATTTTGAATGTTTCTGCTGCGGCAAAGACGCCTCAGGTGGTTCGCGAAATCCGAAAGAAATTCCCAACGATTCCAATTATCGCAACGGGTGGTCCTACGGAGGAATCCATAGCTGAGACAATTGAAGCTGGTGCAAACACGATAAGCTACACGCCGCCTTCAACAGCAGATATATTTGCAAGCATGATGGAAAACTACAGAAATAGTCCAGACGATGCATCAAAGAAAGGCAGTGATCTCGAGGAAATCGAGAAAGAACTCAAAGCGTCAATGGATATAATATAGTTCGTTTAGAAAAGGAAAAGTATGCAGGGATTAACAAAGCAAGAAGTAAAAGATAGAGAACAGGCCGGAAAGGTGAATGTAAAGGTAAGCTCCTCGACGAGAACGGTGAAGCAGATAGTGAAGGACAATGTCTTCACCTACTTCAACCTTATCTTTACGGTGCTCGCACTTCTACTCGTTATCGCAGGTTCGCTTAAGGATTTGACATTTATGCTCATAGTCTTTGCGAATACGGCAATAGGAATACTGCAGGAGATTAGATCAAAGCGCACCCTCGACAGCCTGAAAATCCTCAAGATGCCAAAGGTTGAGGTCTTGAGAGATGGCAAGAGAACAGAGGTCGCTACAGAAAAACTAGTCATCGATGATGTGATTATTTTGCGCTCTGGAAACCAGATTCCAGCAGATGCAGAGGTTATAGATGGCTCGATTCAGGTAAATGAGTCTCTTTTGACGGGTGAAGCCGACGAGATTGGAAAATCTCAGGGCGATGCATTGCTTTCGGGAAGCTATGTAGTTTCTGGAGAGTGCATGGCAGTTCTTACTGCGGTCGGAGCTAGCTCGTATATATCAAAGCTAACAAAGGAAGCAACCAAGGATAAGCAGGAAGAGTCCGAGATGATAAAGTCGCTCGACAAGCTGGTTAAGGTCATCGGAATTTTAATTATACCAATGGGACTTACGCTCGTATTTCAGGAGTGGTACATACTCGATGGAACCTTTAGAAGCAGTATAACTTCAATGGTTGCAGCTATTCTCGGAATGATTCCAGAAGGCCTATACATGACGGCGAGCATAGCTATGGTTGTTTCGGCTTTGAGGCTAGCAAAGAAGGATGTTCTTGTCCAGAACATGAAGTGCATAGAAGCTCTAGCACGTGTAGACGTGCTTTGCGTTGACAAAACTGGTACTATAACAGGCCCAGATATGAAGGTTGAAGGCTTTGTAAAGATGGATGAAAGTATTAGCGATGATGCCTTAGAGACTCTAGTAGGCGACATTGTGAGATATCAAAGCAAGGATAACTCGACCATGGCCGCGCTTCAAGAGCACTTTACTAAGCTGAGTGGAAGAGAAGCTACATCGGTTTGCGGATTTTCATCTAAATATAAGTACAGTGCAACCTGCTTTGTTGAGGGCAACTTTGTAATAGGCGCACCTGAGTTTATACTGAGAAGTGACTTTGAAAGGTACGAAGACTATATAAGTAATATAAGCAATAAGGGATATAGAGTCCTTGCAATTGCACAGACTAACGAGGTTCCTAATGGCGGAAGGCTTGAGGCAGCTGCGAGACTTCTTGGACTTGTGTTCCTAGATAATCCAGTAAGAGAATCGGCGAAGGAAACCTTTGAGTACTTCGCAGCAAATGGCGTAGAGATCAAAGTTATTTCGGGAGACAACCCTGAGACAGTATCACACGTAGCCATGGAAGCTGGAATCATAGGTGGAGACCACTATGTAGATGCTAGAGATTTAACGGATGAGCAGTCAATTTATGAGGCTGTTGAGAGATTTACGGTATTTGGTAGAGTTACGCCTGAGCAGAAACTTGCATTTGTCAAGGCGCTTAAGAAACAGGGCAAGACTGTAGGTATGACGGGTGACGGTGTAAACGACGTCCTCGCCTTAAGAGATGCAGACTGCTCGGTAGCCATGGCTTCCGGAAGCGAGGCGGCGTCAAATGCGTCTATGCTCGTTTTGATGGATTCAGATTTCTCTAAGATGCCTTCTGTAGTTTCCGAGGGTAGAAGAGTTGTAAATAACATCCAAAAGGCAGCATCACTTTACTTAACAAAGAATATTTTCTCACTGCTTCTTGCGGTGTTCTCGGTGATCAATGTGCTTAAGTATCCACTAAAGCCTTCGCAGATTACTTTGATAAGCATGTTCACGATTGGCGTTCCGTCGTTTATCCTTTCGCTAGAGCCAAATTTTGATAGAATCAAAGGAAGATTCCTATCAAATGTGTTCAAGATGGCCCTGCCGGCGGGTATTACGATGTTCATAAGCGTAAGTTCTCTGGTTGTATTTGGGCAGGTGTTCAACATCACAGCAGAGTGTATTTCGACTTCAAGCACTATGCTTGTTGCGCTAGTTGGCTTCCTATACTTAGGTAAGGTGGCTCAGCCGATAAATAGACTTCACATTGGAATGATGGCGATTTTGATAGCGGGTATGGCTTACAGCGTTATGTTTATGCCTAAGCTCTTTGGTATCAACAGCATTACAACAGAAGCTGCTATGCTTCTCGTAGTATTTTTGATCGCTACAGAAGGCCTATTCAGATATATCCATAAGGGTGTGGGTATCGGAAAATGGATTTCAGAGAGGCGTAAAGCTCGCAAGCTAGAAAAGCGAAGAGGAAGAAGACGTAAGAGCGCGGAATAGAAATGTGAAATTTATTGAGATATGCATATTTTACGTTGATATTTGATTGGAGATGAGCTAATATAAAAAGGTGGTAAGTTTAACTATACGTTAGACTGCATATAAAAACATAATATAGTACCTAAGTGGGGAGAAAAAGAATGAGTGTATTTTATGGCAAGAGAGGAAAGACCCGAAGACTAATAATGCAGAATTCTAAAGCATTACTAGAAACTCATGGAATTGAGCATGTCACAATGCAGGACATTGCAGATGCTGCGAATGTTTCCAGGACAACGGTTTTCAACTACTTTGGGAGTGTTAAAGGTGTGCTAGACGCACTTTGCGAGGATGAGGTTAACGCAGTAAGGGAATACTGCGA
The nucleotide sequence above comes from Eubacterium sulci ATCC 35585. Encoded proteins:
- a CDS encoding PhoB family transcriptional regulator produces the protein MAQNKILVVDDDQDIREVVSILLGSEGYNVLQAGNGGDAVEMVYADKEINLVILDIMMPGLTGVETCEMIRRRSNVPIMFLTAKSQEKDKIDAYSEGGDDYLVKPFSQAELLMKVKSLLRRYTEYQRVVSQASGVTALNESIRLDSKKRCVIKEGKRISLTDKEYAIMRYFVEHRGEIVGNKDLYEGVWNGEYRPSDGNTVMVHVLNLRKKLEDDANHPKLIKTIWGKGYKVE
- a CDS encoding hydrolase, giving the protein MMNKKDIPRLNGTLRSHSLQIPENIWKAKGIVVLGRRIKSVIFTTDLAIIRNCNADAVLAVYPFTPQQIISQTIVNASSIPVFAGVGGGTTTGLRSVLIARDAEAHGAFGVVVNAPTQNDTIMMIKKTIDIPIIVTVLNSDTDIQARLDAGASILNVSAAAKTPQVVREIRKKFPTIPIIATGGPTEESIAETIEAGANTISYTPPSTADIFASMMENYRNSPDDASKKGSDLEEIEKELKASMDII
- a CDS encoding ATPase P, translated to MQGLTKQEVKDREQAGKVNVKVSSSTRTVKQIVKDNVFTYFNLIFTVLALLLVIAGSLKDLTFMLIVFANTAIGILQEIRSKRTLDSLKILKMPKVEVLRDGKRTEVATEKLVIDDVIILRSGNQIPADAEVIDGSIQVNESLLTGEADEIGKSQGDALLSGSYVVSGECMAVLTAVGASSYISKLTKEATKDKQEESEMIKSLDKLVKVIGILIIPMGLTLVFQEWYILDGTFRSSITSMVAAILGMIPEGLYMTASIAMVVSALRLAKKDVLVQNMKCIEALARVDVLCVDKTGTITGPDMKVEGFVKMDESISDDALETLVGDIVRYQSKDNSTMAALQEHFTKLSGREATSVCGFSSKYKYSATCFVEGNFVIGAPEFILRSDFERYEDYISNISNKGYRVLAIAQTNEVPNGGRLEAAARLLGLVFLDNPVRESAKETFEYFAANGVEIKVISGDNPETVSHVAMEAGIIGGDHYVDARDLTDEQSIYEAVERFTVFGRVTPEQKLAFVKALKKQGKTVGMTGDGVNDVLALRDADCSVAMASGSEAASNASMLVLMDSDFSKMPSVVSEGRRVVNNIQKAASLYLTKNIFSLLLAVFSVINVLKYPLKPSQITLISMFTIGVPSFILSLEPNFDRIKGRFLSNVFKMALPAGITMFISVSSLVVFGQVFNITAECISTSSTMLVALVGFLYLGKVAQPINRLHIGMMAILIAGMAYSVMFMPKLFGINSITTEAAMLLVVFLIATEGLFRYIHKGVGIGKWISERRKARKLEKRRGRRRKSAE